In a genomic window of Mercenaria mercenaria strain notata chromosome 19, MADL_Memer_1, whole genome shotgun sequence:
- the LOC128551302 gene encoding uncharacterized protein LOC128551302, translating into MKAKTRTVKTYPLRDKKEKDAKEAKAERKTKKENAAVKSNINGKNGLDLDDKGKGLQLSGPKVKQPKSEQGSGKKDLESYSEKSPLIPNAQKKQYTLEVGDIPEKDATGGNGVGVSYSNPAFTGPTRKSSNGKVDAKQKKELDALKEDFFELLDSNEDITTSTEWKAAEEVVKEDPRYKRVSKTDDEMAKLWYKEYIDEKQKKDFLSLLEEKARKIKEWERAKWKIDHDPRYVVVEYTKREKWFQEYRWRKCIFNRIKWSSNVRSVNFVCFMTLAVLYCLFVTCFYCVWSSDIQ; encoded by the exons ATGAAAGCGAAAACAAGAACTGTTAAAACATATCCACTTCGG gacaaaaaagaaaaagatgcaAAAGAAGCGAAGgcagaaagaaaaacaaagaaggaaaatgcTGCG GTGAAATCCAACATCAATGGTAAGAATGGCCTTGATCTTGACGACAAAGGTAAAGGATTACAGTTAAGCGGTCCAAAGGTAAAGCAACCCAAATCAGAACAAGGATCGGGGAAAAAAGACTTAGAGAGTTACAGTGAAAAAAGTCCGCTTATTCCGAATGCGCAGAAAAAACAGTATACGCTTGAG GTCGGTGACATCCCAGAAAAAGACGCCACAGGCGGAAATGGCGTAGGGGTTAGTTATAGTAATCCTGCATTTACTGGACCAACAAGAAAATCGTCGAATGGAAAAGTTGACGCTAAACAG aaaAAGGAGTTAGATGCATTGAAGGAAGACTTTTTTGAACTTCTCGATAGCAATGAGGACATTACAACATCAACAGAATGGAAGGCTGCAGAAGAAGTTGTAAAAGAAGATCCCCGGTATAAACGAGTTAGCAAAACTGATGACGAGATGGCAAAATTGTGGTATAAAGAATACATTGACGAG aaacaaaagaaaGATTTCCTTAGCTTGTTAGAGGAAAAGGCAAGGAAAATAAAAGAATGGGAAAGAGCGAAATGGAAGATAGACCATGATCCACGATATGTAGTTGTTGAATATACTAAACGTGAGAAATGGTTTCAGGAGTACCGATGGAGAAAATGTATATTCAATAGG atcaagtGGTCAAGTAACGTTCGCTCTGTCAACTTTGTATGCTTCATGACGTTAGCAGTTTTGTATTGTCTGTTTGTCACATGTTTCTATTGTGTATGGAGTTCAGACATCCAGTGA
- the LOC123542127 gene encoding gamma-aminobutyric acid receptor subunit rho-2-like yields the protein MLLDKRCMAKEYLKFFLCILTASVTSGAHVEPTRYDLIHYLLSDTRYDHSLPPDFYTGSVTNVSVEMVITDLNYESDINMEYDCTLYLRLNWTDRRLDFSVNSTSYESLKLGDDIVDKIWIPDLFFHHERKSELHGLFTKNQLVYIFRNGSVLYSGRFNVKSNCQMDLKKYPFDTQTCPIVIQSYAFTKEDIMLHWNGKNAVKIDHTANLDFIEKSLKHTYISPYADPVGNFSTLVAKISFKRPKESFQIMYVAPAIILVSVSFTSFL from the exons ATGTTGCTGGATAAGAGGTGTATGGCAAAGGaatatttgaagtttttcctgTGTATCTTAACGGCGTCAGTCACTTCCGGTGCACATGTAGAACCGACAag gTATGATCTTATTCATTACCTGCTGAGTGACACTCGTTATGACCATAGCCTGCCACCAGACTTTTACACAG GAAGTGTGACAAACGTTTCTGTAGAAATGGTTATTACTGATCTGAATTATGAAAGCGACATAAACATG GAGTATGACTGTACATTGTATCTGCGCTTAAACTGGACAGACAGACGTTTAGATTTCTCAGTCAATAGCACTTCGTATGAATCTCTTAAATTAGGCGATGATATTGTTGACAAAATTTGGATACCAGATTTGTTTTTTCACCACGAACGAAAATCAGAACTACATGGGCTGTTCACAAAGAATCAGTTGGTGTATATATTCAGGAACGGTAGCGTTTTATACAGCGGCAG GTTTAATGTAAAATCTAACTGTCAGATGGATCTAAAGAAATACCCTTTCGACACACAGACATGTCCAATTGTCATTCAAAGTT ATGCTTTTACCAAAGAGGACATAATGCTGCACTGGAATGGAAAAAATGCTGTAAAGATTGACCATACAGCCAAtcttgattttattgaaaagtcACTGAAGCACACGTATATTTCCCCATACGCTGATCCAG TTGGGAATTTTTCAACACTTGTGGCAAAAATTAGCTTCAAACGACCGAAGGAATCGTTCCAAATAATGTATGTTGCACCTGCGATTATATTGGTCTCGGTATCATTTACTTCCTTCCTTTAG